A window of Novosphingobium terrae contains these coding sequences:
- a CDS encoding PsiF family protein, which yields MVPLEPWLVRPTHFYTASNDARGEDDYTFFTSRAKLPRIVISGGRSMKAKLTLLAVAIGLMSGPAMSQAPSPAPAKPSMLSRMKAAAHPTPAAKPAPKAAVPATKPAAVAANGQAPRTAKSLACSKQADAQNVHGKARKAFMSHCKKA from the coding sequence ATGGTGCCGCTGGAACCGTGGCTGGTGAGGCCAACACATTTTTACACGGCATCGAACGACGCGCGCGGCGAGGATGACTATACCTTTTTTACATCGAGAGCTAAACTGCCGCGGATCGTCATATCGGGAGGAAGAAGTATGAAAGCGAAGCTGACACTGCTGGCCGTTGCCATCGGGCTCATGTCGGGTCCGGCCATGTCGCAGGCGCCTTCCCCCGCGCCCGCCAAACCTTCAATGTTAAGCCGGATGAAGGCTGCCGCGCATCCCACTCCTGCGGCGAAGCCTGCGCCAAAGGCGGCCGTGCCTGCCACCAAGCCCGCTGCCGTTGCGGCGAATGGGCAGGCGCCCCGCACGGCCAAGTCGCTGGCCTGTTCCAAGCAAGCTGACGCCCAGAATGTGCATGGCAAGGCGCGCAAGGCCTTCATGTCGCATTGCAAGAAGGCCTGA